GTACAACGTCGCAAACGCTGTCGGTTGCGCGGCAGTCCTCTGGTCGCTGGGCTGGACCGCCGATGAGATCGCCGGAGGCCTACGCACGCTGCCGCAGGTGCCCGGTCGGCTCGAGCGGGTGCCGCTGCCCGAAGGGTTCCCGACCGTACTCATCGACTTCGCCCACACGCCGGACGCCCTGGAACGCGCCCTCGGTGCCGTGCGCCCCCTGGTCCGGGGGCGACTGGTCGTAGTGTTCGGTGCCGGCGGCGACCGCGACCGAGGCAAGCGCCCGGAAATGGGAGGGGTGGCCGTTCGGATGGCCGATCGCGTCATCGTTACCTCCGACAATCCGCGCACCGAGGACCCGGAGCGGATCGCCGACGACATCGAGGCGGGAATGGAGGGGGCGGCACACGAACGCATCATCGATCGGCGCGAGGCCATCCGGTATGCTCTGCAGACCTCCGGCGAGGACGATATCGTTCTGCTCGCCGGCAAGGGACACGAAACCTATCAGATCCGCGGCACTGAAAAGCTTCCCTTCGACGAGCGCGAAGTGATCCGCGAGATCCTGAATGAGATCGGAGATCGACGTTGAGTATCTTCTCCTGGCCGGCCTCGGAAGTTGCCGCGGCGCTGAACCTTCCCGCGCCGGCGGGAGAGGAGGTCGTCTTCCCGCGCGTCTCGACCGACACGCGGACGCTGCAGGCCGGCGACCTCTTCGTGGCTCTGAAGGGGGCGCGCTTCGATGCCCACACCATGCTCTCAGAAGCCGCGTCGGCGGGGGCGGCCGGGGCGGTGGTGAGCCACATCCCGGCGGACGCGCCCCGCTCCCTCCACTACTTCGTCGTTGCCGATACGTTGCATGCGCTGGGCGCACTTGCCCGGCATCGTCGTGACCGCACCGCCGCGAGGGTCGTCGGCGTGGTGGGCAGCAACGGCAAGACGACCACAAAGGATCTCCTGCGGGCGGCCCTCTCTGGCACCTACGAGGTGCACGCCACCCAGGGAAACCTGAACAACCAGATCGGCGTCCCGCTCACGCTCCTGGCCGCTCCGGAGGAGGCCGAGGTGCTGGTGGTGGAGATGGGCACGAACGAGCCGGGAGAGATCGCCATTCTCAGCTCCATCGTCCGTCCGGACTACGTGGTGGTGACTTCGATTGGCGAGGAGCACCTGGAGAAGCTCGGGAGCCTGGAGGGAGTCCTGGAGGAAGAGCTCAGTGCGCTGCGCGGTCTCGGCCCCGAGGGCATGGCCTTCGTCGCAGAAGAGCCTGAAGCGCTGCCTCGCCGCGCGAGGGAGATACTGTCCCCCGATCGGGTACGCGTCGCCGGAGTCGGTCCGACCGCGCAGCTCCGACCGGACGGGGGGGCAGATGGCATTGAGGTGCTACCGGATGGCACCACCCGCTGGAGCTGGCGGGGTCATGCGGTGCACCTCCCCATACCCGGTCGTTTCAACGTGCGCAACGCCCTCCTGGCCCTCGGCGTGGCTGTCGAGCTGAAGGTGTCGGAGGCTGAGGCGGTGCGCGGCATCGGTGAGGTGACCTCCGCGCGCCTCCGCGGGGAGTGGCAGCGGATCGGGAGCCTGCGGGTGCTCGCCGACTGCTACAACTCGAACCCCCCGAGCGTGCGGGAGGCGATCGAGCTCCTGGCATCCCTTCCGGCGGAGGGACCGAAGGTGGCCGTGCTGGGAACGATGCGGGAAATGGGGGTGCACACCGAAGCGCTCCACCGGCAGGTCGCGGAGCGGGTCCTCGACCGCCTGGGGAAGGGGATCGACGTGGTGGTGGCGACCGGGGCGTTTGTCGCGGCCTTCGACGGCGTGGCGCCGGGAGACGGGCGCATCATCCGTTGTATCGACCCCGTCGAAGCTTATCACGCGCTGGCCGGTCGTCTCAACGGCGACGAGACCATCCTGCTCAAAGCCTCCCGCGGCGAGGCGCTCGAGCGCTGGTTGCCGCTGCTCAGGAAGGAGTGGGAGTGATTCGCGAGTTGCCGATCGTCACACGCTAGAGCCGGAAAACCATTGCTCTACCACTTCCTGGTTCCACTGGCGGAGTACCACATCGTCTTCAACCTCTTCCGCTACCAGACCTTTCGGGCGGCGGGAGCGGTGGTGACGGCCTTCCTGGTCGCCTTCTACCTGGGACCGCCGATCATCCGGCGCCTGCGCATGCTGAAGGTGGGACAGGTGGTGCGGACGGAAGGGCCGCGTACGCACCTGGGGAAATCGGGCACGCCCACCATGGGCGGGGTGCTCATCGTGCTCGCCACGGTGATCCCTACGATCCTGTGGGCCGACCTGACCAACCCCTACACGATCACCGCCATGATCGTGCTGGTCTGGCTGGGCGCGCTCGGCTTCATGGACGATTACCTCAAAGTCGTCCGCAAGAAGACCGAGGGGCTGGTCGGTCGTTACAAGATCATCGGGCAGGTCTCCATCGGTATGCTGCTGGGCATCGCCCTGCTCCTCGTACCGTTCTCGGACGTGCCGACCACCTGGACGCAGATCCCCTTCTTCAAGACCTGGCATGTCGACTTCTTCATGCCCTGGGCGTATGTCCTGTTCGTGGTCTTCATCATCACCGGTAGCTCCAACGCGGTCAACCTGACGGACGGCCTGGACGGGCTGGCCGCCGGCCTCTCCGCGATTGCCGCCCTGACCTTTGCCATCTTCGCCTACCTGATGGGGCGAGTCGACTCCTCCGACTACCTGAACCTCTTCTATTTCCCGGGCGCCGGCGAGCTGGCGATCTTCTGTATCGCGCTCGCGGGGGGGTGCATGGGCTTCCTCTGGTACAACGCCCATCCGGCCGAAGTCTTCATGGGGGATACGGGCTCGCTCGCCATCGGCGGTGTGCTGGGAGCGGTCGCCGTGCTGCTCAAGATCGAGTTCCTGCTGGCCATCATCGGCGGTGTTTTCGTGCTCGAGGCGCTCTCGGTGGTCTCACAGACCGCCTACTTCAAGTGGACCAAGCACCGCACCGGCACCGGACGGCGGATCTTCCGCATGGCGCCGCTGCACCATCACTTCGAGCAGATCGGCTGGCACGAGAGCAAGGTGATCATCCGTTTCTGGATTCTGGGCGTCATCTTCGCCTTCATCGCGTTCGCCACCCTCAAGATTCGATGACGCGATCGCTGACTGGCGAGACGATCGGGGTGCTGGGGCTGGCGCGTAGCGGACGCGCCGCCGCCCGGCTGGCGCTGGCCCGCGGGGCTCGGGTCTACGCGAGCGACGCGGGTGATTCTCCCGAGTTGCAGGCCGCGGCGGAGGAAATCCGCTCTCTCGGAGGCGAGGCCGATGTGGGACGGCACGACCTCGACCGTCTGGCCGGGTGCGATCGGATCGTGCTCAGTCCCGGCATTCCACCCACCGCGTCGATCCTGCGCGAGCCGGCGTTGCGGGGGAAGCCGATCATCCCCGAGCTGGAGCTCGCCGCCGAGCAGATCGATGCACCGCTGATCGTGGTTACCGGGACCAACGGTAAAACCACGACCACTGCGCTGATCCACCACCTCCTGCTGGAGAGCGGCTTCCGCGCGGAGGCGGGCGGCAACATTGGGCGAGCTCTTTCGGAGGTGGCGCTGTTGGACCCCGCGCCGGAGGTGGTGGCGGTGGAGGCCAGCTCGTTCCAGCTCGGCCTCAGCACCGCCCTGGTTCCCGCTGTGGGCGTGGTGACCAATCTGGCGCCCGACCATCTCGACCGGTACGTACGGGTGGAGGATTACTACGCGGATAAGGCGAGGCTTTTCGCCAACGCCAGCACGGCGAGCCGCTGGGTGCTGAACGGCGAGGATCCAACGGTGCGCGAGCTGGCTGGTGACGCGACCGGAGCGCGCTTCTATTTCCGCGTCGACTCCCCTCTGCCGGATGAGGAGCGGGGTGGTTGGGTCGATGCCGAGGGCTGGCTCACGCTTCGCCTGGACGGCGAGCCGGAGCGCATCCTCCCGGTGGAGCGCCTCACGCTGCTCGGGCGCCACAACGTGGCCAACGCGCTGGCGGCAGCGCTGGCAGTGCGCCTCGTCGGCGGAAGCCCGGAGGCGATCTCGCGGGCGCTGGCTTCCTTCCCCGGGCTGGAGCACCGGCTCGAACCCGTGGCCGAGGTCGACGGGGTGCTCTGGATCAACGATTCCAAGGCGACCAACATCGCTTCCACCCGCGTCGCCCTGCGCAGCATGAGTCGCCCGACCGTGCTCCTGCTGGGCGGGCGGCACAAAGGAGAGAGCTACCGGGCGCTGCTTCCGGAGCTGCGCGCCGGCACCGTGCGGCGAGTGATCGCCTACGGCGAAGCCGCCCGGCTGATCGAACAGGACCTGGCGAGTGAGGTCCCGGTCGAGCGGGTGGAGGGCGATTTCGAGGCCGTGGTTCAGCTGGCCAGGGAGCGGGCGAGCAGCGGAGACGCGGTGCTGCTCTCACCCGCGTGCTCGAGCTACGACATGTTCCGCGATTACGAGGAGCGCGGCCAGCGCTTCCGTGAGCTCGTCCGGGGAGGCGCGCGATGAAGACGGTGCAGGCGGCGCTCAGGCTGCGGCCAGCGACCGGCGGAAGTCGCGTCAAGAGCGGCGTGTTCCCGCTCGCCGCCCGCGGCGCCGAGCGCTGGGAGCCGGGGGCGATCATGCTCATCGTGTTGCTCCTTGTCTCCTTCGGCCTCGTCGAGCTGTACAGCGCGAGCACCTTCATGGCACTGAGCGAGGGGCGACCGCCGCACTTCTATGCGCTGCGCCAGGCCATGGGTCTCGCCCCCGGAGTGCTGATCTGCGCCCTGCTCGCACGCATCGACTATCGGCGCCTGCAGCGCATCGCCTGGCCCTTTCTGGGGGTCGTCTTGCTGATGCTGCTTGTAGTGGTGCTCCCGGGTACCGAAGCGATCGCCCCGCGTGTGAACGGTGCGCGGCGCTGGCTGCAGGTCGGTGTGACCGTTCAGCCCTCCGAGCTGGCGAAGCTCGCGCTCATCATCTGGACCGCCGCGCTCACCGTGAAGAAGCAGGAGCGCCTGCACTCGTTGCGAAAAGGGCTGCTCCCGTTCCTGATCGTCTGGCTGATCGTGCTGGCGCCCGTGATCGCGCAGCCCAACTTCTCCGCCGCGCTCCTGCTCGCCCTGTTGGCCTCCCTGGTCCTCTTCGCCGGCGGCGCACGTATCGGCCACTTCATCCTGCTGGGGATCGTGGCGGTGCCGCTGCTGTGGAACCAGGTCGGCGGGGCGAGCTACCGGGTGAAGCGGATCGTCGCCTTCCTCGACCCCAGCGCGGATCCGGCCGCCTTCTACCAGAGCCACCAATCGCTCATCGCGATCGGGTCCGGCGGCATCACCGGCCGTGGCCTGGGGGAAGGGCAGCAGAAGTTCGGCTTCCTGCCGGAACCTCACAACGACTTCCTCTTCTCCATGATCGGGGAGGAGTGGGGCTTCATTGGTGTGGCTTTTACCGTCCTTCTCTTCACCGGCTTTGCCGTCGCCGGCTACCGGATCGCCGCGCGGGCGCCCGACCTGTTCGGGTACCTGGTGGGGATCGGGATGACCAACCTCATCGTCGTCTCGGCGCTGCTGCACATGGGCATCGCGCTGGCGCTCCTGCCGACGACGGGGGTTACGCTCCCGTTCATGTCGTACGGACGGAGCGGGTTGCTGGTGAGCTTCGCGGCGGTGGGCGTGCTGCTCTCCCTGGCGCGCCACGCCGAGGAGGGAGAGCGGTGAGCGCGGCTCCGCGGGCACCCGCCATCCTGTTCGCCGGAGGGGGTACCGGAGGGCATCTCTACCCGGCGATCGCACTGGCCGAGGCTTTTCGCGCGCGCGATCCCCAGACGCGGGTGCACTTCGTGGGGGCGCGCCGGGGCATCGAGGCGCGCGTGCTGCCGGAACGCGGCCTTCCGCACACGCTGCTTCCGTCGGAGCCGATCCATCGCTCGCAGCCCTGGCGCAAC
The DNA window shown above is from Longimicrobiaceae bacterium and carries:
- the murF gene encoding UDP-N-acetylmuramoyl-tripeptide--D-alanyl-D-alanine ligase, yielding MSIFSWPASEVAAALNLPAPAGEEVVFPRVSTDTRTLQAGDLFVALKGARFDAHTMLSEAASAGAAGAVVSHIPADAPRSLHYFVVADTLHALGALARHRRDRTAARVVGVVGSNGKTTTKDLLRAALSGTYEVHATQGNLNNQIGVPLTLLAAPEEAEVLVVEMGTNEPGEIAILSSIVRPDYVVVTSIGEEHLEKLGSLEGVLEEELSALRGLGPEGMAFVAEEPEALPRRAREILSPDRVRVAGVGPTAQLRPDGGADGIEVLPDGTTRWSWRGHAVHLPIPGRFNVRNALLALGVAVELKVSEAEAVRGIGEVTSARLRGEWQRIGSLRVLADCYNSNPPSVREAIELLASLPAEGPKVAVLGTMREMGVHTEALHRQVAERVLDRLGKGIDVVVATGAFVAAFDGVAPGDGRIIRCIDPVEAYHALAGRLNGDETILLKASRGEALERWLPLLRKEWE
- the mraY gene encoding phospho-N-acetylmuramoyl-pentapeptide-transferase; protein product: MLYHFLVPLAEYHIVFNLFRYQTFRAAGAVVTAFLVAFYLGPPIIRRLRMLKVGQVVRTEGPRTHLGKSGTPTMGGVLIVLATVIPTILWADLTNPYTITAMIVLVWLGALGFMDDYLKVVRKKTEGLVGRYKIIGQVSIGMLLGIALLLVPFSDVPTTWTQIPFFKTWHVDFFMPWAYVLFVVFIITGSSNAVNLTDGLDGLAAGLSAIAALTFAIFAYLMGRVDSSDYLNLFYFPGAGELAIFCIALAGGCMGFLWYNAHPAEVFMGDTGSLAIGGVLGAVAVLLKIEFLLAIIGGVFVLEALSVVSQTAYFKWTKHRTGTGRRIFRMAPLHHHFEQIGWHESKVIIRFWILGVIFAFIAFATLKIR
- the murD gene encoding UDP-N-acetylmuramoyl-L-alanine--D-glutamate ligase, which translates into the protein MTRSLTGETIGVLGLARSGRAAARLALARGARVYASDAGDSPELQAAAEEIRSLGGEADVGRHDLDRLAGCDRIVLSPGIPPTASILREPALRGKPIIPELELAAEQIDAPLIVVTGTNGKTTTTALIHHLLLESGFRAEAGGNIGRALSEVALLDPAPEVVAVEASSFQLGLSTALVPAVGVVTNLAPDHLDRYVRVEDYYADKARLFANASTASRWVLNGEDPTVRELAGDATGARFYFRVDSPLPDEERGGWVDAEGWLTLRLDGEPERILPVERLTLLGRHNVANALAAALAVRLVGGSPEAISRALASFPGLEHRLEPVAEVDGVLWINDSKATNIASTRVALRSMSRPTVLLLGGRHKGESYRALLPELRAGTVRRVIAYGEAARLIEQDLASEVPVERVEGDFEAVVQLARERASSGDAVLLSPACSSYDMFRDYEERGQRFRELVRGGAR
- a CDS encoding putative peptidoglycan glycosyltransferase FtsW, which translates into the protein MKTVQAALRLRPATGGSRVKSGVFPLAARGAERWEPGAIMLIVLLLVSFGLVELYSASTFMALSEGRPPHFYALRQAMGLAPGVLICALLARIDYRRLQRIAWPFLGVVLLMLLVVVLPGTEAIAPRVNGARRWLQVGVTVQPSELAKLALIIWTAALTVKKQERLHSLRKGLLPFLIVWLIVLAPVIAQPNFSAALLLALLASLVLFAGGARIGHFILLGIVAVPLLWNQVGGASYRVKRIVAFLDPSADPAAFYQSHQSLIAIGSGGITGRGLGEGQQKFGFLPEPHNDFLFSMIGEEWGFIGVAFTVLLFTGFAVAGYRIAARAPDLFGYLVGIGMTNLIVVSALLHMGIALALLPTTGVTLPFMSYGRSGLLVSFAAVGVLLSLARHAEEGER